One part of the Nitrospirota bacterium genome encodes these proteins:
- a CDS encoding M48 family metallopeptidase, translated as MRTANGSVEYGKEKICFAVVYTDRKTMEIAVHPDARVIVKAPGGTLFETIRNRVAKRARWIRKQIAYFREFEPHTPSRRYVGGETHLFLGRQYRLKIKKHNEDEVKLKGAYFYVMTPDPDNTQKIKDLLDEWYKEHARTIFSRRLEECYIRAKKLNVPFPDIRLRKMSKRWGSCSKSGDILLNTALVKASVYCIDYVIMHELCHLKVHTHNKVYFRLLSKFMPDWEKRKERLERVFI; from the coding sequence ATGAGAACTGCGAATGGAAGCGTTGAGTATGGCAAAGAGAAGATATGCTTTGCTGTCGTCTATACAGACAGGAAGACGATGGAGATAGCCGTGCACCCTGACGCAAGGGTTATTGTAAAGGCGCCAGGAGGAACTTTGTTTGAGACCATTCGAAACCGGGTGGCAAAGCGAGCCCGCTGGATCAGAAAGCAAATCGCCTACTTTCGCGAGTTTGAACCGCACACTCCCTCCCGGCGTTATGTCGGAGGAGAAACACACCTGTTTCTTGGACGGCAGTATAGATTGAAGATAAAAAAACATAACGAAGACGAGGTGAAGCTGAAAGGAGCCTATTTCTATGTGATGACACCTGATCCTGATAATACTCAAAAGATAAAAGACTTACTCGATGAGTGGTATAAGGAGCACGCCCGGACGATCTTCTCACGGCGGTTGGAAGAGTGCTACATACGCGCAAAGAAATTGAATGTCCCGTTTCCTGATATCAGACTGCGCAAGATGTCCAAAAGGTGGGGGAGCTGCAGCAAATCAGGCGACATCCTATTGAATACGGCTCTCGTTAAGGCATCTGTGTATTGCATAGATTATGTTATCATGCATGAGCTTTGTCACTTGAAAGTCCATACTCATAATAAGGTTTATTTCCGGCTCTTATCGAAGTTTATGCCGGACTGGGAAAAAAGGAAAGAACGTCTTGAGAGAGTTTTTATATAG